A single Triticum dicoccoides isolate Atlit2015 ecotype Zavitan chromosome 2A, WEW_v2.0, whole genome shotgun sequence DNA region contains:
- the LOC119356520 gene encoding polyamine oxidase 3 isoform X2 yields the protein MANNNSSYGENVSRKSHTPSAIVIGGGFAGIAAANALRNASFEVVLLESRDRIGGRVHTDYSFGFPVDLGASWLHGVCEENPLAPIIGRLGLPLYRTSGDDSVLFDHDLESYALYDTNGSQVPQEFVEKIGKVFEAILEETGKLREEMKEDISIAKAIAIVLERNPHLRQEGIAHDVLQWYLCRMEGWFATDADAISLQCWDQEVLLPGGHGLMVRGYRPVINTLAKGLDIRLGHRVVEIVRHWNRVEVTVSNGKTFVADAAVITVPLGVLKSNTIKFEPRLPEWKEEAIRELSVGVENKIVLHFSEVFWPNVEFLGVVSSTTYGCSYFLNLHKATGHAVLVYMPAGRLACDIEKMSDEAAAQFAFSQLKKILPNAAEPLNYLVSHWGSDENTLGSYTFDGVGKPRDLYEKLRIPVDNLFFAGEATSVQYTGTVHGAFSTGEMAAEECRMRVLEKFRELDMLEMCHPMAEQTATVSVPLLISRL from the exons ATGGCGAACAACAACA gcTCATACGGTGAAAATGTCAGTAGAAAATCCCACACGCCTTCTGCTATCGTTATTGGTGGTGGGTTTGCAGGCATTGCTGCTGCAAATGCGCTCAGGAATGCGTCCTTCGAG GTCGTTCTTCTGGAATCCCGTGACCGGATAGGTGGCCGAGTTCACACTGACTACTCTTTTGGGTTTCCTGTTGATCTTGGGGCATCTTG GCTTCATGGTGTTTGTGAAGAAAATCCCCTGGCACCGATCATTGGAAGACTCGGGCTTCCACTGTACCGCACCAGTGGAGATGACTCTGTCCTTTTCGACCATGATCTCGAGAG TTATGCACTTTATGACACTAATGGCTCTCAAGTCCCACAAGAGTTTGTAGAAAAGATAGGGAAAGTGTTTGAGGCTATACTGGAAGAG ACTGGCAAATTAAGGGAAGAAATGAAGGAAGATATTTCTATAGCTAAGGCCATTGCAATTGTTTTGGAGAGAAATCCACACTTGAG GCAAGAAGGGATTGCACATGATGTTCTCCAGTGGTATTTGTGCCGCATGGAGGGTTGGTTTGCTACTGATGCGGATGCCATCTCGCTCCAGTGTTGGGACCAG GAAGTTCTTCTTCCTGGTGGCCATGGTCTCATGGTTCGTGGATATCGTCCAGTTATAAATACTTTGGCAAAAGGTCTAGATATACGCCTTGGTCACAG GGTTGTTGAAATTGTTCGGCACTGGAATAGAGTAGAGGTTACTGTAAGCAATGGTAAAACATTTGTTGCGGATGCTGCAGTCATCACCGTTCCCTTGGGTGTTCTTAAATCAAACACCATTAAGTTTGAGCCGAGGCTCCCGGAATGGAAGGAGGAAGCGATAAGAGAACTGTCAGTTGGAGTCGAGAACAAAATAGTTCTCCACTTCAGTGAGGTTTTCTGGCCTAACGTGGAGTTCCTCGGAGTAGTTTCATCCACCACATATGGCTGCAGCTATTTCCTCAACCTTCACAAGGCAACAGGGCATGCTGTTCTTGTTTACATGCCTGCAGGCCGGCTTGCTTGTGACATTGAAAAGATGTCGGATGAGGCTGCTGCTCAATTTGccttttcccagttgaagaagatcCTCCCTAATGCAGCTGAGCCG CTTAACTACCTGGTGTCACACTGGGGCTCAGACGAGAACACGCTTGGTTCCTACACCTTTGACGGGGTAGGCAAGCCGCGCGACCTGTACGAGAAGCTCCGCATCCCCGTCGACAACCTATTCTTTGCCGGGGAGGCCACAAGCGTCCAGTACACGGGCACGGTGCACGGCGCCTTCTCCACGGGGGAGATGGCGGCCGAGGAGTGCCGGATGAGGGTCCTGGAGAAGTTCAGGGAGCTGGACATGCTGGAGATGTGCCACCCGATGGCCGAGCAAACGGCCACCGTCTCCGTCCCGCTGCTCATCTCCCGGCTGTAA
- the LOC119356520 gene encoding polyamine oxidase 3 isoform X1, giving the protein MANNNSSYGENVSRKSHTPSAIVIGGGFAGIAAANALRNASFEVVLLESRDRIGGRVHTDYSFGFPVDLGASWLHGVCEENPLAPIIGRLGLPLYRTSGDDSVLFDHDLESYALYDTNGSQVPQEFVEKIGKVFEAILEETGKLREEMKEDISIAKAIAIVLERNPHLRQEGIAHDVLQWYLCRMEGWFATDADAISLQCWDQEVLLPGGHGLMVRGYRPVINTLAKGLDIRLGHRYAYLCFSSKCYEHGPTFHLLVLIQALLLRVVEIVRHWNRVEVTVSNGKTFVADAAVITVPLGVLKSNTIKFEPRLPEWKEEAIRELSVGVENKIVLHFSEVFWPNVEFLGVVSSTTYGCSYFLNLHKATGHAVLVYMPAGRLACDIEKMSDEAAAQFAFSQLKKILPNAAEPLNYLVSHWGSDENTLGSYTFDGVGKPRDLYEKLRIPVDNLFFAGEATSVQYTGTVHGAFSTGEMAAEECRMRVLEKFRELDMLEMCHPMAEQTATVSVPLLISRL; this is encoded by the exons ATGGCGAACAACAACA gcTCATACGGTGAAAATGTCAGTAGAAAATCCCACACGCCTTCTGCTATCGTTATTGGTGGTGGGTTTGCAGGCATTGCTGCTGCAAATGCGCTCAGGAATGCGTCCTTCGAG GTCGTTCTTCTGGAATCCCGTGACCGGATAGGTGGCCGAGTTCACACTGACTACTCTTTTGGGTTTCCTGTTGATCTTGGGGCATCTTG GCTTCATGGTGTTTGTGAAGAAAATCCCCTGGCACCGATCATTGGAAGACTCGGGCTTCCACTGTACCGCACCAGTGGAGATGACTCTGTCCTTTTCGACCATGATCTCGAGAG TTATGCACTTTATGACACTAATGGCTCTCAAGTCCCACAAGAGTTTGTAGAAAAGATAGGGAAAGTGTTTGAGGCTATACTGGAAGAG ACTGGCAAATTAAGGGAAGAAATGAAGGAAGATATTTCTATAGCTAAGGCCATTGCAATTGTTTTGGAGAGAAATCCACACTTGAG GCAAGAAGGGATTGCACATGATGTTCTCCAGTGGTATTTGTGCCGCATGGAGGGTTGGTTTGCTACTGATGCGGATGCCATCTCGCTCCAGTGTTGGGACCAG GAAGTTCTTCTTCCTGGTGGCCATGGTCTCATGGTTCGTGGATATCGTCCAGTTATAAATACTTTGGCAAAAGGTCTAGATATACGCCTTGGTCACAGGTATGCATATCTCTGTTTTTCCTCTAAATGTTATGAACATGGTCCCACCTTCCATTTGTTAGTACTGATCCAAGCTCTTCTCCTCAGGGTTGTTGAAATTGTTCGGCACTGGAATAGAGTAGAGGTTACTGTAAGCAATGGTAAAACATTTGTTGCGGATGCTGCAGTCATCACCGTTCCCTTGGGTGTTCTTAAATCAAACACCATTAAGTTTGAGCCGAGGCTCCCGGAATGGAAGGAGGAAGCGATAAGAGAACTGTCAGTTGGAGTCGAGAACAAAATAGTTCTCCACTTCAGTGAGGTTTTCTGGCCTAACGTGGAGTTCCTCGGAGTAGTTTCATCCACCACATATGGCTGCAGCTATTTCCTCAACCTTCACAAGGCAACAGGGCATGCTGTTCTTGTTTACATGCCTGCAGGCCGGCTTGCTTGTGACATTGAAAAGATGTCGGATGAGGCTGCTGCTCAATTTGccttttcccagttgaagaagatcCTCCCTAATGCAGCTGAGCCG CTTAACTACCTGGTGTCACACTGGGGCTCAGACGAGAACACGCTTGGTTCCTACACCTTTGACGGGGTAGGCAAGCCGCGCGACCTGTACGAGAAGCTCCGCATCCCCGTCGACAACCTATTCTTTGCCGGGGAGGCCACAAGCGTCCAGTACACGGGCACGGTGCACGGCGCCTTCTCCACGGGGGAGATGGCGGCCGAGGAGTGCCGGATGAGGGTCCTGGAGAAGTTCAGGGAGCTGGACATGCTGGAGATGTGCCACCCGATGGCCGAGCAAACGGCCACCGTCTCCGTCCCGCTGCTCATCTCCCGGCTGTAA